In the genome of Fulvivirga maritima, one region contains:
- a CDS encoding Na/Pi symporter — protein MSPNQRKNIVKQAMVIIGAMLIFLFSIDMMGESFSHLGRGVAESILFATSNPFIGLFIGLLITAIIQSSSTSTSMIVALVASGAITIAEAVPMIMGANIGTTLTSTIVSLGFITKKTEFRRAIAAGTVHDFFNILTTLILFPLEYYYGFISSLSQYIANMLVETNSDSSLNEYGFKLFHAFPITPYVVEKINNGFISLALAFILLFGSIKILSKVIYKMIIGESQDKLRNFVFNRSLKSFAWGVGLTAAVQSSSVTTSLMVPFVATGRVSLKKVTPFIFGANVGTTITAFIAVLFKSNAVISIAITHLLFNLIGVIIFLPFPFMRRIPIRLAVMFGKQTMKYRITGFIYIILTFFLIPFTLIYFNKNASQVNELTYLVKEKDKSYERKVIRKTLPNNRNMIMPSGVEADPGDIQQSSVLNIYRNKKLFFINNRFFLINKPGFCWDDENKKGKFQTCITQILPNWDADFANDSVYVYTRTFYDRKASDSSLYRYYISIPEQLLLKTEKVNNKGQVTLSEKLIRINKN, from the coding sequence TTGTCTCCCAATCAGCGAAAAAATATTGTAAAACAAGCCATGGTCATAATAGGTGCCATGCTTATATTTCTATTCTCCATAGATATGATGGGCGAGTCCTTCAGCCACCTGGGCCGTGGAGTAGCTGAGTCAATATTATTTGCTACCTCCAATCCTTTTATTGGTCTTTTTATAGGACTTCTAATTACTGCTATTATTCAGAGCAGCTCCACCAGCACTTCTATGATAGTAGCCCTGGTAGCCTCCGGTGCCATCACTATTGCCGAAGCAGTACCTATGATTATGGGAGCCAACATAGGCACTACGCTCACCAGCACCATAGTGTCTTTAGGGTTTATTACTAAAAAAACTGAGTTTAGAAGAGCCATAGCTGCCGGCACGGTCCACGACTTCTTTAATATACTAACCACGCTGATTCTGTTCCCCCTGGAATATTATTATGGCTTTATCTCTTCCTTGTCTCAATATATAGCCAACATGCTGGTAGAGACTAATTCCGACAGTTCTCTTAATGAATATGGCTTTAAGCTCTTCCATGCTTTCCCTATTACTCCTTATGTAGTAGAGAAAATCAACAATGGGTTTATCAGCCTGGCACTAGCCTTTATTCTGTTATTTGGCTCTATAAAAATTCTTTCTAAAGTGATCTACAAAATGATCATAGGCGAGTCTCAAGACAAGTTAAGAAATTTTGTATTCAACCGATCATTAAAATCTTTTGCCTGGGGGGTAGGCCTTACTGCAGCGGTTCAATCCAGCTCGGTAACTACTTCGTTAATGGTTCCATTTGTAGCCACGGGCAGAGTATCCTTAAAAAAAGTAACTCCTTTTATATTCGGAGCTAATGTAGGCACTACTATCACAGCCTTTATTGCTGTACTTTTTAAATCTAACGCGGTAATAAGTATTGCCATCACGCACTTATTGTTTAACCTTATTGGTGTAATTATATTTCTGCCGTTCCCTTTTATGCGCAGAATACCTATAAGGCTGGCCGTTATGTTTGGCAAACAAACCATGAAGTACCGAATTACAGGCTTCATCTATATTATCCTTACTTTCTTCCTTATTCCTTTTACACTTATTTATTTTAATAAGAATGCATCTCAGGTTAATGAGCTGACCTATTTAGTAAAAGAAAAAGATAAGAGCTACGAAAGAAAGGTGATTAGAAAGACACTGCCTAATAACCGAAATATGATTATGCCTTCAGGGGTGGAGGCTGATCCGGGAGACATCCAGCAGAGCTCTGTTTTAAATATTTATAGAAACAAAAAATTATTTTTCATCAACAACCGCTTCTTCCTTATTAATAAACCGGGGTTTTGCTGGGATGATGAAAATAAAAAAGGAAAATTTCAGACCTGCATCACCCAAATATTACCAAACTGGGACGCTGATTTTGCTAATGATTCCGTGTATGTGTACACCCGTACATTTTATGACAGAAAAGCAAGCGACTCTTCTTTATACCGCTACTACATAAGCATACCAGAGCAGCTCCTTTTAAAAACAGAAAAGGTGAACAACAAGGGACAAGTCACGCTCTCAGAGAAACTCATCAGAATTAATAAAAATTAA
- a CDS encoding phage holin family protein, with translation MREKKGLLSFLKVDNLIDHLTDFIESKVEVFKMELKEELAALLSKAIVTVLLGLTASFFLLFFNIAIGYYLGYLLKNIFYGFLIVSLFYLIVFIIFFLLRNQLGLRELIEKKLNELLKIKSK, from the coding sequence GTGAGAGAAAAGAAAGGCTTATTAAGTTTCTTAAAAGTAGATAACCTCATAGATCATCTAACTGATTTTATAGAATCTAAAGTAGAGGTTTTTAAAATGGAGTTAAAAGAAGAGCTTGCCGCACTTCTTTCTAAAGCAATAGTAACAGTACTATTAGGGCTTACTGCATCTTTTTTTCTTCTATTTTTCAACATCGCTATTGGCTACTATTTAGGCTATCTACTGAAAAATATATTTTACGGTTTTCTAATCGTTTCACTCTTTTATTTAATAGTTTTCATTATATTTTTCTTATTAAGGAACCAACTAGGTTTAAGAGAGTTAATTGAGAAAAAACTAAACGAACTACTAAAAATTAAGAGTAAATAA